In the genome of Notamacropus eugenii isolate mMacEug1 chromosome 5, mMacEug1.pri_v2, whole genome shotgun sequence, one region contains:
- the GTPBP8 gene encoding GTP-binding protein 8: MSLPGRSAALAGLVPRRALRVRARLGPAAIAEVLRLPEREQRGVVFPLQELERCLVPGVSAKLHVRTFDPCLEDIARAEAAFCPAPRHRIDYVSSAERLDHAPTPSRPEVCFIGRSNVGKSSLIKALFSLAPEVEVRVSKKPGHTKKMNFFQVGKYFTLVDMPGYGFKAPKDFVGMVEAYLKERPNLMRTFLLVDGVVGIQKADNIAIEMCEEFALPYVMVLTKIDKASKGYLAKQVLQIQEFVDTQTQGCFPQLFPVSSVTYSGIHLLRCFIAYITGNLHISSS, translated from the exons ATGAGTCTGCCGGGGCGGTCAGCCGCACTGGCGGGGCTCGTCCCCCGGCGGGCGCTGAGGGTGCGAGCGCGGCTCGGGCCGGCAGCCATCGCCGAAGTGCTGCGCCTGCCCGAGAGGGAGCAGAGGGGTGTGGTGTTCCCGCTGCAGGAGCTGGAGCGCTGCTTGGTCCCCGGGGTGAGCGCCAAGCTGCACGTGAGGACGTTCGACCCCTGCCTAGAAGATATCGCGAGAGCTGAGGCCGCCTTCTGCCCGGCGCCCCGCCACCGGATTGACTACGTCAGCAGCGCGGAGCGCCTCGACCACGCCCCCACCCCCTCCCGCCCCgag GTCTGCTTTATAGGAAGAAGCAATGTTGGAAAATCATCCCTAATAAAGGCTTTATTTTCCCTGGCCCCTGAAGTTGAAGTCAGAGTTTCAAAAAAGCCG GGACACACAAAGAAAATGAACTTTTTCCAAgtaggaaaatattttacattggtAGACATGCCAGGTTATGGTTTTAAAGCACCTAAGGATTTTGTTGGCATGGTAGAAGCTTATCTGAAAGAACGGCCaaa TTTGATGAGAACATTTTTGTTGGTAGATGGTGTTGTTGGGATTCAAAAGGCAGATAATATTGCTATAGAAATGTGTGAAGAATTTGCATTACCCTATGTG ATGGTGTTAACAAAAATTGACAAAGCTTCCAAAGGTTATCTTGCAAAACAAGTTCTGCAGATCCAAGAATTTGTTGATACTCAAACCCAGGGATGCTTTCCTCAGCTGTTCCCTGTCAG